Proteins from a single region of Carassius carassius chromosome 37, fCarCar2.1, whole genome shotgun sequence:
- the LOC132118547 gene encoding regulation of nuclear pre-mRNA domain-containing protein 1B-like isoform X1, whose protein sequence is MSSFSESALEKKLSELSNSQQSVQTLSLWIIHHRKHASFIVRVWHRELKKAKRSRKLTFLYLANDVIQNSKKKGPEFAKNFEGVLVDACSHVARDGDEGCKKHMERLLNIWQERNLYRADFIQQLKLAIEDSDSPKQKHAVDDRKHLKRSYQKVQEEEEEEDDDYRGHYSPQETDAAAPQLTEDLVKALQDLENAASGDAAVRQKIASLPQEVQDVSLLEKITDKQAADKLSKTVDEACLLLAEYNGRLAAELEDRRQLARMLTEYIGSQREALSEREKKLEEYKQKLARVTQVRKELKSHIQSLPDLSLLPSVTGGLAPLPSAGDLFSTD, encoded by the exons ATGTCATCTTTCTCCGAGTCTGCGCTGGAGAAGAAGCTGTCTGAACTGAGTAACTCGCAGCAGAGCGTCCAGACGCTGTCTCTGTGGATCATTCATCACCGCAAGCATGCGTCCTTCATCGTGCGCGTGTGGCACAGAGAACTGAAGAAAG CTAAAAGAAGCAGGAAGTTGACGTTCCTGTATCTGGCTAATGACGTGATTCAGAACAGTAAGAAAAAGGGTCCTGAGTTCGCCAAAAACTTTGAGGGTGTCCTGGTTGATGCCTGCTCACACGTGGCCAG AGATGGAGATGAAGGCTGTAAGAAGCACATGGAAAGATTGCTGAACATCTGGCAGGAGCGAAACCTGTACCGTGCAGACTTCATCCAGCAGCTCAAACTGGCTATCGAGGACTCGGACAGTCCCAAACAGAAGCATGCAG TAGATGATAGAAAACACTTAAAGAGGAGCTACCAGAAGGtccaggaggaagaggaggaggaagatgatgattaCAGAGGACACTATTCTCCCCAGGAGACGGACGCAGCGGCTCCACAACTC ACGGAGGATCTGGTGAAAGCGCTGCAGGATCTGGAGAACGCTGCGTCCGGTGACGCTGCTGTGAGACAGAAGATCGCATCACTTCCTCAGGAAGTGCAGGACGTCTCTCTTCTCGAGAAGATCACAG ATAAACAGGCGGCAGACAAGCTGTCGAAGACGGTGGACGAGGCCTGTCTGCTGCTGGCCGAGTATAACGGACGCCTGGCCGCTGAGTTAGAGGACCGGAGACAGCTGGCCCGCATGCTGACCGAATACATCGGGAGCCAGAGAGAAGCGCTCAGCGAGAGAGAGAAGAAGCTGGAG GAGTACAAGCAGAAACTGGCTCGTGTCACACAGGTGAGGAAGGAGCTCAAGTCTCACATCCAGAGTCTTCCAGATCTGTCTCTTCTCCCGAGCGTCACCGGTGGTCTCGCTCCTCTCCCGTCTGCTGGAGATCTGTTCTCCACTGACTGA
- the tti1 gene encoding TELO2-interacting protein 1 homolog codes for MAQHQIEDPKIAFAYLRPSCVLLTKEPTVANVEALSGHLRSVSDGALQQLQDYILFPLRFVLKTPGSKRQGLIQAVIEAITYVLENTCVQSWDSLRDLFSELCLCLCSPKDPGKPATTSEELKMAVLRCLDTLMHSAYGDIVFKLYEPSMLPGLGAAVSLLLALAEHEKARGVQTASLKCLLSLFQLCDCEEEHIKLGREERFKLGCTLATFLPGVSRALSLVISGDVRQGHAVTVKAMRVWYKAVGLVMADEQLQKTDNGVAAGDLGRVGELVVKRTPSWRKTTSQRLALVLQKIISCTSAHPHWRVRLELVSLSHFLLSQCRLSVGECVGPLLEALVGAINDEEPEVKHRCNAALNEVAQMGQTNDKQDFTDIISENLHSLASSLPRLMRTSDDQRKLFVLNVFLGYLKILGPKVDAVLTSAVHLERISKALMQVMELDVTDVKIIEERTLTSSTDLRLDLHQIPSQRKYFLYFTDDKIFSALRKICRMLGYYGNLYLLVDHFMELYKESSVYRKQAALVLNEVIVGAAGIGVEMDISRIDSSGAKQSRTNQEDLKSSIMSIIEEYISLSNWHFPTVSEALEGKLESTTSLLSKSPERNCLQLLPASKSPTLHQLNSNIWQICIQLEGIGGFALALGTDFRLLLMITLYPVLEKNGDESLLVSQAAFSAMCDLCKACDYSSPKDLVIKNSDYLLNDVSLNLARPSIHPHAALVLAVMFTHSDASLLPLVADVVQDVLTALDLSYDQRAPQFCTVLHSLMKALVRWFPATIGRQKMPSKETQDKECVNLRQFLLDYKKQKELAEGIRLEEEDPNDLEVPPPTSDEDTDGPAEKKELPLHIQIVKDVMERCIHLLSDSNLRIRLKVLDILELCVCVLCEQEDELLPMVHRCWPALLHRLTNDDPLAVPRAFKVLCVLGESCGDFLRKRVSKEVLPRLTSSLMKQAEVSARSGPVYTHTLAYKLQLAVLQGLGPLCVKLDLMEADLDRVIDACLLYLSCRQPIRLQEACLSVFRSLMDLDSDLVWFSLNELCCPVPYEPPHPHLLPVTLTGSHKPRNQFTDNILTLLQESDAT; via the exons ATGGCTCAACATCAGATCGAAGACCCAAAGATTGCATTTGCATATCTCCGCCCGTCCTGTGTCCTCCTGACCAAAGAACCTACAGTCGCTAACGTCGAAGCTCTTAGCGGTCATCTCCGCAGTGTAAGCGATGGAGCTCTCCAACAGCTCCAGGACTATATTCTGTTCCCCCTCAGATTTGTCCTCAAAACCCCTGGCTCAAAGCGGCAGGGACTTATCCAGGCGGTGATCGAAGCTATTACGTATGTGCTGGAGAACACTTGTGTTCAAAGTTGGGATTCTCTGCGAGATCTTTTCTCTGAGCTTTGCCTTTGTCTTTGTTCCCCAAAGGACCCGGGTAAACCTGCCACAACCTCTGAGGAACTAAAAATGGCGGTCCTTAGATGCCTAGACACCCTTATGCACTCTGCCTACGGTGACATTGTTTTTAAACTCTACGAGCCAAGCATGTTGCCTGGACTTGGAGCCGCTGTTTCACTTCTTCTGGCATTAGCAGAGCATGAAAAGGCTAGAGGAGTCCAAACGGCTTCTCTTAAATGTCTCCTGTCTTTGTTTCAGCTGTGCGACTGCGAAGAAGAACACATTAAGCTCGGACGGGAAGAAAGGTTTAAGCTCGGATGCACCTTGGCCACTTTCTTACCTGGGGTTTCTCGAGCCCTGAGTCTCGTAATAAGTGGAGATGTAAGACAGGGCCATGCGGTTACAGTGAAGGCCATGAGGGTTTGGTACAAAGCAGTAGGTCTGGTAATGGCCGATGAGCAGCTTCAGAAAACAGACAATGGTGTGGCAGCTGGAGATCTAGGAAGGGTTGGTGAGCTTGTTGTGAAGAGGACTCCATCCTGGCGCAAAACCACTTCCCAGCGCCTTGCTTTGGTCTTACAGAAGATCATTTCTTGCACATCTGCCCACCCGCACTGGAGAGTCAGACTTGAGTTGGTCAGTCTATCCCATTTTCTACTTTCTCAGTGCAGACTGTCTGTTGGTGAATGTGTCGGTCCTCTATTGGAAGCATTGGTTGGTGCCATCAATGATGAGGAGCCTGAGGTTAAGCACAGGTGCAATGCAGCATTGAACGAGGTGGCACAAATGGGTCAAACCAATGACAAACAGGACTTTACTGATATTATATCCGAAAACCTTCACAGCTTGGCGTCATCCTTACCTAGACTCATGAGAACATCTGACGACCAACGCAAGCTCTTTGTTCTTAACGTGTTCCTTGGGTACCTCAAGATTCTTGGGCCTAAAGTGGATGCGGTACTTACTTCAGCAGTACATCTGGAACGCATCTCCAAAGCATTGATGCAAGTGATGGAGCTAGATGTAACGGATGTGAAGATCATTGAGGAAAGAACTCTAACATCTTCGACAGATTTGAGACTTGACCTGCACCAAATCCCATCCCAGAGGAAATACTTCCTCTACTTCACAGACGACAAGATATTCTCGGCACTCAGGAAGATCTGCCGCATGTTGGGATACTACGGAAACCTCTACCTTCTTGTTGACCACTTCATGGAACTGTACAAGGAGTCTTCGGTTTACAGAAAGCAAGCTGCTTTGGTCCTCAACGAGGTCATTGTTGGTGCCGCAGGCATTGGTGTAGAAATGGACATTTCTAGGATTGACAGTTCAGGAGCAAAGCAGTCTAGAACAAATCAAGAAGACTTGAAATCGTCAATCATGTCCATCATCGAGGAGTACATCAGTTTGAGTAACTGGCATTTCCCTACAGTCTCAGAAGCCTTGGAAGGGAAACTTGAGTCTACAACCTCCTTGTTGTCCAAGAGTCCAGAACGAAACTGTCTGCAGTTGCTTCCAGCATCCAAATCTCCAACGCTTCACCAACTCAACAGCAACATCTGGCAAATCTGTATCCAGTTGGAGGGAATCGGTGGCTTCGCCCTCGCATTAGGCACCGATTTCCGTCTGCTTCTCATGATTACGCTATACCCTGTGCTGGAGAAGAACGGGGACGAGTCGCTTCTTGTCAGCCAAGCGGCTTTTAGCGCAATGTGCGACCTCTGCAAGGCTTGCGATTACAGTTCACCCAAGGACCTGGTCATCAAGAACTCAGACTACCTTCTCAATGATGTTTCTCTAAACCTAGCCAGACCCAGTATTCACCCTCATGCTGCGCTAGTTCTTGCGGTCATGTTCACTCACTCAGATGCCAGTCTGCTGCCTCTAGTGGCCGATGTGGTGCAGGACGTGTTAACAGCACTTGATCTCAGCTATGACCAGAGAGCTCCACAGTTCTGTACTGTGCTACACTCACTCATGAAAGCACTCG TGAGATGGTTTCCCGCTACTATTGGACGCCAGAAGATGCCCAGCAAAGAGACCCAGGATAAAGAGTGTGTGAACTTGAGGCAGTTTCTCCTGGACTATAAGAAGCAGAAGGAGCTTGCAGAAGGCATTAGACTAGAGGAGGAAGATCCTAATGATTTAG AAGTTCCTCCACCAACTTCTGATGAGGACACAGATGGTCCTGCAGAGAAAAAGGAGCTTCCTCTTCATATCCAGATTGTGAAAGACGTGATGGAGCGATGCATCCACCTGCTCTCCGACTCCAACCTGAGAATCCGACTTAAG GTGCTGGACATCttggagttgtgtgtgtgtgttttatgtgagCAAGAGGATGAGCTGCTTCCCATGGTGCACCGGTGCTGGCCTGCTCTCCTGCATCGTCTCACCAATGATGACCCTCTCGCTGTACCACGAGCATTCAAG GTGTTGTGTGTCCTGGGCGAGTCGTGTGGAGATTTCCTGAGGAAGCGCGTGTCTAAGGAGGTCCTGCCTCGTCTCACCTCGTCTCTGATGAAGCAGGCGGAGGTCAGCGCTCGCTCCGGAcccgtctacacacacacactggcttaCAAACTCCAGCTCGCCGTGCTGCAGGGTCTCGGACCGCTGTGTGTGAAACTGGACCTGA TGGAGGCGGATCTGGATCGCGTGATTGACGCCTGTCTTCTGTACCTGAGCTGCCGACAGCCAATCAGACTCCAGGAGGCGTGTCTCAG TGTGTTCCGCTCGCTGATGGATCTGGACTCTGATCTGGTCTGGTTCAGTCTGAATGAGCTGTGCTGTCCGGTCCCGTACGAGCCCCCTCACCCTCATCTGCTGCCTGTGACACTGACCGGGTCACACAAGCCCAGGAACCAGTTCACAGACAACATCCTCACATTACTGCAGGAGTCTGATGCCACATAA
- the LOC132118547 gene encoding regulation of nuclear pre-mRNA domain-containing protein 1B-like isoform X2 has translation MSSFSESALEKKLSELSNSQQSVQTLSLWIIHHRKHASFIVRVWHRELKKAKRSRKLTFLYLANDVIQNSKKKGPEFAKNFEGVLVDACSHVARDGDEGCKKHMERLLNIWQERNLYRADFIQQLKLAIEDSDSPKQKHADDRKHLKRSYQKVQEEEEEEDDDYRGHYSPQETDAAAPQLTEDLVKALQDLENAASGDAAVRQKIASLPQEVQDVSLLEKITDKQAADKLSKTVDEACLLLAEYNGRLAAELEDRRQLARMLTEYIGSQREALSEREKKLEEYKQKLARVTQVRKELKSHIQSLPDLSLLPSVTGGLAPLPSAGDLFSTD, from the exons ATGTCATCTTTCTCCGAGTCTGCGCTGGAGAAGAAGCTGTCTGAACTGAGTAACTCGCAGCAGAGCGTCCAGACGCTGTCTCTGTGGATCATTCATCACCGCAAGCATGCGTCCTTCATCGTGCGCGTGTGGCACAGAGAACTGAAGAAAG CTAAAAGAAGCAGGAAGTTGACGTTCCTGTATCTGGCTAATGACGTGATTCAGAACAGTAAGAAAAAGGGTCCTGAGTTCGCCAAAAACTTTGAGGGTGTCCTGGTTGATGCCTGCTCACACGTGGCCAG AGATGGAGATGAAGGCTGTAAGAAGCACATGGAAAGATTGCTGAACATCTGGCAGGAGCGAAACCTGTACCGTGCAGACTTCATCCAGCAGCTCAAACTGGCTATCGAGGACTCGGACAGTCCCAAACAGAAGCATGCAG ATGATAGAAAACACTTAAAGAGGAGCTACCAGAAGGtccaggaggaagaggaggaggaagatgatgattaCAGAGGACACTATTCTCCCCAGGAGACGGACGCAGCGGCTCCACAACTC ACGGAGGATCTGGTGAAAGCGCTGCAGGATCTGGAGAACGCTGCGTCCGGTGACGCTGCTGTGAGACAGAAGATCGCATCACTTCCTCAGGAAGTGCAGGACGTCTCTCTTCTCGAGAAGATCACAG ATAAACAGGCGGCAGACAAGCTGTCGAAGACGGTGGACGAGGCCTGTCTGCTGCTGGCCGAGTATAACGGACGCCTGGCCGCTGAGTTAGAGGACCGGAGACAGCTGGCCCGCATGCTGACCGAATACATCGGGAGCCAGAGAGAAGCGCTCAGCGAGAGAGAGAAGAAGCTGGAG GAGTACAAGCAGAAACTGGCTCGTGTCACACAGGTGAGGAAGGAGCTCAAGTCTCACATCCAGAGTCTTCCAGATCTGTCTCTTCTCCCGAGCGTCACCGGTGGTCTCGCTCCTCTCCCGTCTGCTGGAGATCTGTTCTCCACTGACTGA